The Fimbriimonadaceae bacterium nucleotide sequence GGCTCCGGTCGGGCGCGCTTAGCGGGCAGGGAAGCTAGGCGAGCAGGCCGATAGGCTTCGGATCGAGCCCGGGGAAGACGGTCTGCATTGGCACAGGCCGTAACCTGCCCCGGACGACCTCGGCGAGCACGTCCCGATAGTCGGTCGTCACCAGCAGGTCTCCCGGCTCAGTCTGTCGGCTCTTGGCCAGCCCCGGCCAGGTCCCATGCACGCGCCCCCCGGCCAATCGGTCGCCGAAGAGCAGCATGCAGCCCCCGCGCCCGTGGTCGGTTCCAAAGCCGGAGTTCTCCTCGATCCTGCGGCCGAACTCCGACATCACCACCGTTGTGACCCGGATCGATTCCCCTCCAAGATCCTTGTGGAAGGCGGCAAGCGAGGTTCCGACGTCCTTTAGGAGTCCGAACAGCCAGCCCTCCGATGTGCCTTGAGTGATGTGGCTGTCCCAGCCGAGGGACTCCAGACAGGCGACCTCCAGCCCGAGCCGGTTCTTGACCAGGAACGCGACCTGTTTGAAGGCGCGGCCGAGGTCGGTTTCTGGGTACGGCGCCTCGGGCCGATAACCGTGGGGATCGGCCGCGCGCAGGGCGTCCAGAACCGCTAACGTTTCTCGGCCCGCCTCCGAGATGGCATCGCTGCCCATGGCATAAAGTCCACTGAGGGCCTTCAGAAGGCGTGTGCGGTCCACACCCTCCGGCGTCGCCATGCCGTATTCGGCGAGGTTCGGGATGGTGACCGCAGAAGGCGCGCCGGCAAGCATGTCGGGCCGCGTGCCCGAGAACGCGACCGCCCGCAAAGGCGAGTCTGAACCTCGGGTGGACTCAAGGTATCGGGCGATCCAGCCGCCGCGAGCCGAGTCCGCGTTCGCGAAACTGCCGCTTTCCATGAGGCTCATCGCCTCGAAATGGGAGTGGGTCGAATCGCCCGAGCCTGCCGCGTGGACCACCGCCATGCGCCCTTCACGAAACTCAGGGAGCAGGGGCTCCAACGCCCGGTTCATCCCGAAGAATCCGTCCAGGTCCAGCAGCCGTTCGCCTTCCGCGTGGCCCCGGTCATTCGGGTTCCTAAGGGCCAGCGACGGCCTCGCGCGGAAGTACTCGTCGTCACCATAGGGAGCGATGACGTTGAGCGCGTCGGCCCCGCCCCGAAGGAAGAGGACGACGAGGACATGGCCCTCTTCGCCACCCTTGCGGAAGGCGGCCTGGGCGAGCCCGCTTCGGGCCGTGAACAAAGTCAGGCCGGTCAGGCCGAGGGCAAGCATGTCGCGACGGGCCAGAACGGGGCGGTCCAGCCGTCCATAACCGTCGCAATAGCAGGGGCCGCCTATTTCCATTGGAACTCCGGTGAGGCGAGGCAAAGGGCCACGGCCTCGGCGTCAGCCAGGCCGTGGGAGGAGAGATCGACCGCGGCGTCTGGCCCCAGGATAAGGTCGGTCCAGGGAGCGTGGCCCGTCCGCCGGGCGAGCCGTGTCAAGTCCACCGAGCAACCCGCCACTTTGCCATGGGCGAGCTCGATCGCGAAGTTCCAACGGGCGAGGAGCGTCCCGCTCCAGGAACCGGTGTCCAAGGGGTAGCCGTCTGGCATAGGCCAAAGGAATGGCGACTGCCCCATCTTGGCCAGGTGGTCGAGTGCAGCGGTGCCCTCGACCGAAGCGTCGAGAGAGCGCAATGCGCTCGCGACGTAGTCGAAAGGCCGCTTCAATACGGGCATCGCCGACCAGAAAGGTTCCGAGTCATAGACCGCGCGGACCAGGGCCTTGGTGTCGCCGTCCGACCGCAAGAACGCCTTCTCCACAGCAGGGGCCACCTCTGGCCAGGCATCCCCGCAGAAGTAGCGGGCGAACTTCCGGGAGACGTTGCGGGCCGTGGCGGGGTGGCGCACCAGGATCTCGAGGACGCGGTCGCCATCGGCGATGCCACCTCCGGCGGGAACCACCTCGCCCAGAACGCGCTTCTCGCCGTCGTCATGGAGGGCTTCGTCGAACTTGAACGCGCCCTTGGGGCGGAGGAACCCGCGCTCTTCGGTCCAGCCCGTGAAGCACCGGGCGACCTCCATGACGTCGCGCTGCGTATAGCCGCCGTCGACGCCGAGCGTGTGGAGCTCAAGCAGTTCGCGGGCGTAGTTCTCGTTGGGGTGGCGCGCGTTGCTGGCTTGTTGGTCCAGGTAGACCAGCATCGCGGAGCTGCGGGCGCTGGCCCGGAGGAGGTTCCCGAAGCTGCCCAGCGCGTTCTCCCGGACCACCGTCCGATCGTCAAGAGGCTTGCGATAGGCGCCGAGGCCCTTGTCCGCATTGATGTTGAAGTGGTCGCTCCAGAACTCGGCGAGCCTTTCTCGGAGCTGCCAGGGCGAGTGGACGGCCCGCACCAGGGCGGCGTATTGCATCTGTTGCAGGATCCGCTTCTTGGGCCAGTCGCGAAGCTCCCAGGGGCCAAGGTGGAAGATCTCCAGCCGACCGATCCGTTCCGCGACGGCGCCCTCGTCGCCCAGGGGCGCGGCAAGTTGCCCCTCGAGCCACGCCTTTTCACCGCCCTTACGCATTGCTGCCAGCTCGCCTGGACGTGCGCCAAACCCGAACCTGTTGGCGAGACGGACGGCGCGGTCGTCTTCCCGGGTCGGTGGCTTGAGGGGCGTCTCCGCCGTAAGCCATTCGCCGGCGCGGCCACAGCCCGCCGCGAGCAGCCCTGCGCCGCCGAGCGTGGCCAGTGCCTGCCGCCGAGAAAGGCTCAACTCGCCTCCGGGACCGTTCCTATGGCCGAGACTTTCGGCACAAGCAAGGCCTTCAAAGCGGCTCCCACGCCTAAGAAGAGCATGAACGGGGTGAGGAGCATCCAGCCAATGAAGGGAACGCCGAGCGCGCCGATCAGGGCCGACCCGGCGATGACGGTCGCGCCCAGGGGCGAGAGTCCAGGGTTGGCGCCCCGCACCCGGGCCGCCACGACCCGGACCAGGCCGCTCAGGCCGAAGACGGCGAGCAGGAACCAGCCGATAACCAGGGCAGCGCCCAACGCGCGGGCGACCGGCAAGGGCAGGTTCGCCACGACGATAGAGAGCAGAAGCAGCGGACCGCCCACCAGCAGGCCGGTGAAGAAGGTCTGCCAAGGCCTGTTCTCCATGGCTTGGGCAGCCACGGCCGTCCGGGCAGGGGCAAGGAGCGTCGCGGCGACGAAGGCCGCCAACAGGGTCGCGGCGGTGCCGAGGATCAGCAGCGCGGTTGCGAAAACGTCGCCAAGGGTCAACATCGGTTTGGCTCCTTAACGAACGTGATATGCGACCTGGACCGCGCCAGCAAGACCCAATCGTGCGCAATGGGCCGGTTGGAAGCCGAAATCGGGCCGAGGGGCCCAGGCCGCATCCCGGAGGGGAAGGGAGTGGTAGCGACGCGCGGACTTGAACCGCGGACCTACCGGGTATGAACCGGTCGCTCTAACCAACTGAGCTACGTCGCCTTGCCGAGCCCTTCATTGTGACACGGGGACTGGAATCTCATTTCGGTCCCTCCCGCGGGTTCACGGGCAAGGACTGCCTCGCCGCACGGTCGCGACGACCATAATGGGGCGGTGGCAGAGGTCTTCGTCCGCGGTCTTGAGTTTTATGCGTTCCACGGCGTCAGTGGGGCAGAACAGGCGATCGGCCACCGGTTCCGGGCGGCGGTGAGCGTGAAGTTGGAACCGAACGCGGCCGTGAGCGACGACGTTCGGGAGACGGTGGACTACGGGGCCCTTGCCGCCTTTGCCTTGAAGTTGAGCGCGGAGAGCCGTTTCCGAACCCTTGAAGCCTTCGCCAACGCCTATTGCGACGCGGTCCTGGAGGCTTTTCCCGCCGTCGAGGAGGTCGACATCGAGATTGAAAAAGTCGCCCCGCCCCTGCCCGTCATCGCCGAATCGGTAGGGATTCGGATGGGGAAAAAGCGGCAACAAGCCCGCCCGCAGGTGCCGGACGACATCGTATGAGCTTCGCGGCACGTAAAGGAAGGGGAGTGGGCAAGATTCTGCTGGCGGCGCCGAGGGGCTTTTGTGCCGGGGTGTCCTACGCGATCGAGATCGTGGATTTGGCCTTGAAGGCACACGGCGCGCCGATCTATGTGCGGCACGCGATCGTCCACAACGAATGGGTCGTGCGCTCGTTTGAACAGCGCGGGGTCGTCTTCGTCGAGGACATCGGCGAGGTTCCTCCCGGGGCCGTCGTGGTCTTTTCCGCCCATGGCGTCTCGCCCACCGTCCGACAGGAAGCGCAAGAGCGCGGCCTGAACATCATCGACGCCACCTGCCCGCTCGTCACGAAGGTCCACAACGAGGCGCGGCGCTTCGCGGAGAAGGGCTACCTGATGGTCTATATCGGCCACGCGGGCCACGTTGAGGCGGAGGGGACAATGGGCGAGGCCCCCGACCGCATGGTGCTGGTCGAAACCCCTGAGGATGCCGAACGGTTAGTGCTGCCTCCCCACGACCGGCTCGCCGTCGTCACCCAAACGACCCTGAGCGTGGACGAGGTGGACGCGACGATGGCCGTCCTTCGCCGCCGATTCCCGCACATCGAGACTCCCGGCAAGGAGGATATCTGCTACGCGACCACAAACCGCCAAGCCGCGGTGAAGGCCCTGGCCCAGGAATGCGGGCTCGTCGTGGTCGTGGGATCCCAAACGTCTTCGAATTCGAACCGGCTTCGCGAGGTGGCGATGCAGTGCGGCGCGGAGGCGGTCCTCATCATGCAGCCGGACGAGCTTCAGCCCGAACTGGTGGCGCGGCACGAGGTGATCGGCGTGACGAGCGGGGCCTCGACGCCCGAGTCCCTGGTCGAAGCCATCGTCGGGCGGCTCATGGAACTGAAGCCGGGCTCGGAGCTTGGCGTGCTGGAAACGGTTCGAGAAGAAGTCGAGTTCCGCCCTCAACGAACGCTGGTCCAGCTCGCGATGGCTAAGAGCTAAAGGCTTAGACCTCGGTATAGGTCTCGAACGGATCGGGCATCTCGATGTAAACGTGCCGGTCCAGGGCCACGCCCGACCAGTCGAACATATAGACTTTTCCCGGCCCGCGTTCTAGCACGCGCTTGACCAGTTTTGCCCTTCCCGCGGCACGCGTGTCCTTTGGAGGTTCCACCATGCCGTCCAGGATGTCGAGGTCTTCGATAAAGCGCTTGCCGGGTTGGGCGTAAAAGAGCGACTTGTCAGGGTCAATGTTGTGGTATTCCAGGTCGACCGAGTGCAGGGCGTCGTCGCCCCATTCCAGCCCTTCTTGCTTCCGGTATTCCTCGACGATCGAAAGCTTGTTGACCCAGTCGATGCGGTCGGCAAGGTCCAGCGGATTTTTCTCGAGCCCATCGAGGATCGAGGCCCACTCGTCCAGCGTCCAGTCCGTGTCGTCACTGTCGCCCCGGTAGCGCTCGGCCATCTCCAAGTAGCGGCGTTGGACTTCGATGGCCGTCGTGGCGGATCCGTCGCACATCGTGACGGGCCACTCGTAGTCCTGGTCGCGGCTCACTTCCCGCAGGGCCGAGACCGGATCGGCCAATTGCCAATCCTCAGGGACCAGCCCGTCTTCGACGAGCCGCAAGACCAACGAGGTCGTGCCGACCTTTAGGGCATAAGCAAACTCGTTCTGGTTCGATTCGCCGAACAAGATGTGGAGTCGGTGCATTCCCTCGTGAGCATAGAAGTGTTCCCACTTTGGATTGATGATTGCGCGGTTAAATCGCACGCGCGAAGCAATCGTTTTTAAGATATGGTCGGCCCGCTGGCTTAACTGGAAACGGATCCCCGAGTCGCTATAGACGTTATAGACTTGGCTGACCCAAATGTAGTCGATCGGGTTCTCGTTCATATCCCGGACTTTCGGCCGTCCTCCCGGCGAAAGCACGTGGCCCCCGACCCGCCCGACGCCCGCGAAGATTTGGCGGGTCACAAGGAAGGCGTAAAGAAGCGGGGCCTTGTGGCTAAAAAAGTCCTCGCTCATCCGAACGAGATAGTTCTCGTGGCACCCGAAGGTATGGCCTCCGAAGTGGTCCACCGAGTTGTTGTAGACGTCCACCTCGTCCTGCAGTCCCGTCTCGCGGACGGCCCGCACGATGATCCGCTGGCCCGCGCGGTCGTTGGCGACGATGTCCTTCAGTCGTCGGCACTCGGCCGTCGCATATTCCAGGTGCGAGCCGACCGCATCGATATAAAGCCGCCCGCCGTTCAGAAGGAAGCCGCCGGACTCCGCCGGCTCGAAGACCTCGTCCCTCGAATGGAGGTCGATGGCCCCAAGCCGCTGTTCGAAGAAAACGTGGTCCTTGACGGCTTCGACGACGGTCTCATAGGTCCCGACGCTCGACGCGGCCAGGGTCCCGAACTCCGTCTCCACGCCGAAAATTCGGTCGCCAGGGCGCCACCCCATCTAGCCTATTCTACGTCGGATCGCCGGAGAGGTGCGAGAGAACACGGCTATTGTTCTTTCCACATTCCGCCGAAAATCTCCCTAGCCTAGGGGCTTTATGCCTCTATCTTAACCTGGAGACAACGACCGTGAGCCTTCGGATCAACACGAACATCCCTGCTCTGACCGCCATGCGCCACCTCGGGATGACGGACGCCATGATGCAGGATTCCGTCACTCGACTTTCGACGGGGCTTCGGATCAACTCGGCCGGGGACGACCCTGCCGGGCTCATCATCAGCGAAGGTCTGCGCACGCAAATCAAGAGCATCGAACAAGCAGCGAGGAACACCCAGGACGCCGTAAACATGACTCGGACGGCCGAGGCGGCGATGGAAGAAATCTCGACGCTGTTGCGGGACATCCGCTCCCTGGCCGTCCACGCGTCCAACACGGCGACCGTCGACGCCGCGCAGCTAGAAGCCGACCAGAGTCAGATTCGCTCGACCATCGATTCGATCAACCGCATCGCCAGCCAAACCTCTTGGGGCACGAAGAAGCTGCTGAACGGCAGTGCGGGCATTAGTACGAACGTGGTCCGGAACGACCTCGTTTCGAGCCTCTATATCGGCAGCGAGTTCGGTGGGGAAGTGGTGCGGACGGGCGTGGTCAACATGAACCAGACGACCGCGGCCTCGCAGACCACGACCGGCCCGCTTTCCCAGACCTTCGCCGGCACGGGCTCGACGCTCGCCGCAGGCACGTTCGTCATCAACGGCTATGGCTTCAACGTGCAAAACGGGGATACGCTCTCGAACGTCGTGGCCATGATCAACGTGGCAAGTAATAATACGGGTGTCTCGGCCTCGCTAGGCGCTGGTAACGCGGTCGTCCTGACCTCGACCAAGTTTGGCTCAAGATTCCCGATCAACTTCATGGACGCCAGTCCCGGCCTGCTGAACGGAGGCAACAGCGCAACCCCCGCGGTCGGAGCCGACGCGGTCTATGACGTGACGGTCCCGATCGAACCCACGGGCACGAAGACGGAGACCTTCACAGGCGGCCTTGGCACCCTAGACGACGGCCTTACGCTCACCTCGCCGTCTGGAAACCGAATGGTCGTCACTCCTGCGGGGAACGCGACCGCAGCCGCGACCGACATCGGCCAAGTCTATGTCGGCAGTATGCGCTTCCAAATCGGGGCGAACGCCAGCCAAGGCGTCACGTTCTCGATCCCGAACGTCGCCGCCGACCGCCTCGGGGTCGGCATCTTTTCCGGTGAGAGCCTCGCCACCCTGGACGTCCGTAGCCAGCAAGGCGCCCAGCGGGCGATGCAGATTATCGACACGGCCATTCAGCAGCTTGCCTCGCTGCGCGGCGATCTCGGTTCGTTCCAGAAGAACTTTCTGGAGTCGACCACGCGGTCCCTTGCGGTCTCGAAGGAGAACGTGACGGCGAGCGAAAGCGAGATCCGCGACGCGGACATCGCGAAGGAGATGACCGAGTTCACGAAGGTCCAGATCCTGCGCCAGAGCGGCATCTCCGTCCTCGCGCAGGCCTCGCGCGCGCCCCAGAGCGTCCTCCAGTTGCTGCAGCAGTAACCGCCGAAATCCCCGCACGAGACCGTTAGCGTTCCGTATAATGGACGTGTGGTCGCGTGGGGGGATTTTTCGTGAGAAGGGCTCTGGGCAAGGGCCTTTCCCAATGGCTGGAAGAAGAGCCGAGGCAAAAGGCAAAGCCCGCCAGTCCAAAGAAGAAGCCCGCGACAGAACAGGTTAACTCGGCAAACGAAGTATCCGTAGACCTTATTAAACCCAACCCTCGCCAGCCTCGGCACCACTTTGACGAGGCGGCGCTGCTGGAGCTCGCTTCTTCGATAAAGGAGCACGGAGTGGTTCAACCGCTCATCGTGCGGCCGATGCCGGAAGGCAAGTTCGAGCTCATTGCGGGCGAGCGCCGTCTGCGTGCGGCGCGTCTCGCGGGCCTCACTCGGGTGCCCGTGGTCACTCGCACGGCGGACGCCAAGCAGTCCCTCGAGATCGCCCTGATCGAGAACGTCCAACGTGAGGACGTGAACGCGATGGAGTGCGCCCGCGCCTACTACCAACTCGTCAACGAGTTCGGTCTGACCCAAGAGCAGGTCGGGCAGCGCATCGGCAAGACGCGTGCCGCGGTCGCGAACACTCTGCGCCTCTTCAAATTGCCGCCCGAGATCCAGCAGGCCATCGAGGCTGGGACGGTCAGCGAGGGGCACGCCCGGGCCTTGCTCATGGTGGAATCCCCCCTGCGCCAGGCCGCCCTCTTTCGGAGGATCGTCGCGGAAGGGCTGAGCGTGCGCCAGGCGGAACGGCTCGCCCGGGGCGAAGCCGAGCCTCCGACCGAACCAAGGGCCCCAAAGCCGCGGTCGGGCAGCTCGGCCGAATGGGTCGCCTTAGAAGGGGGCCTGCGGGAGTACTTCGGCGCCCCTGTGAACCTGGAGTCGAAAGAAGTCGGGGGCCGGCTGGTGGTCGAGTTCTACTCGGACGACGACCTTGCCCGCATCCTGGACATCCTCGGGCTCTCCTTGCCATGAGCCTCGGCATGGGCCGCAACGAGCGGGCCGGGCGTTAGGACGCCCGCCCGGCGGGGGCATACTCACAAGTCCCCGTGCTGCTCGGCGTCAACAACGTCCGCAAGCTTTTCGCCGCCGAAATCGTGCTCGACGGCGTGTCCTTTCGCATCGACCGGAAGGCGAAGGTGGCCTTGGTGGGTCGCAACGGGACGGGCAAGACAACGCTCCTCAAGATCATCACGGGCCAGTACGAACCGGACGGCGGTTCGGTGCATTTGGCACGGGGCGCGAAAGTCGGCTACCTGCGGCAGGAGCACGCGGTCGACGAAACGCGGACCGTGATCGAAGAAGCGCAGTCCGGCATCGCTGACCGTCTTGCCATGAAGGCCCGCCTGGAGGAACTGGAGGAGAGAATGGAGGGCGGCGCCAGCGAAGAGGACCTCGAAGAATACGCCCTGCTCCACGAGCACTTCCTGGAGAGCGAGGGTTACTCGGCGGAGACCGACGTCCGTGTGGTGCTCCAGCGCATGGGCTTCGAGGAGGCCGATTTTGACCGCAGCACGGCGGGACTGAGCGGGGGGGAGAAGACACGCCTCGCGATCGCACGGCTCCTCCTGGAAGAGCCCGACCTCCTGATCTTGGACGAGCCCACGAACCACCTGGACCTGCAGGCGACGGAATGGCTCGAGAGTTGGATCCGCCGCTATCACGGCGCTGTCCTGCTTGTGAGCCACGACCGCACATTCTTGGAGAACACGGCGGACGAAGTGGTCGAGATGCGGGACGGAAGGACCAAGCACTATCCCGCTGACTTCAAGAAGTACCTCCAGCTGCGGGCGGAGGACGAGGCGCGCCAGGCAGAAGTCGCGGCGCGGCAAGCCCAGGAGATCGCCAAGCTCGACGAATATGTCCGGCGGTTCATGAACAGCCAGCGCACGGCCCAGGCGCGCGGGCGGCTCAAGCAGATGGAGAAGCTGGCCGCCAACCAGGTCCACGCCCCGAAGCAGGAGAAGGGCATGGCGGCGGGCTTCGGCGCCACCCGGCGCTCGGGCGACGTCGCCATGGAGGCCAAGAACCTCGCCGTCGGCTTTCCGGGCGTGCAGCTCTATGGCGGCCTGGACTGGACGGTCCGATGGGGCGAGCGGTGGGGCGTGGTGGGCGAGAACGGGGCAGGGAAGTCGACCCTTATCAGAACCATGCTCGGGCTCCACGAGCCTTTAGGCGGCGAGTGCCGCCTCGGGGCGAACGTCGTCGTCGGTTACTTCCACCAGGACGTGAGCGACCTCGACGTCGAGATGACGCCGCTCGAGTTCATGGTCTATGAGTGCGGGATGGAGAGCCAGCCCGCGCGGGACCTGCTGGGCCGTTTCCTCTTCAGCGGGGACGACGTGATGCGCCCGATCCGTACCTTGAGCGGCGGAGAGAAGAACAAGCTGGTGCTCGCGCGGCTCACTCGCCTGAACCCGAATTTACTCGTCCTTGACGAGCCCACGAACCACTTGGACATGGCGAGCCGAGAGGCGCTGGCCGAGATCCTGCAGGAGTACAAGGGCACCCTGGTCCTCATCAGCCACGACCGGTGGCTGCTCACCCACGTGGCGGACCGCATTTTGGACGTTCGGCGGTCGGGGCCGCTGCTTTACCCGGGCGGCTTCGCCGATTATCGCAAGAAATCCCCCCTCCCCAAGCTTGGGGAGGGGGCAGGGGGAGGGGTTCGGAAAGCCCCCTCCCCTGGCAGGGGGGAGGGGGCTGGGAGTGGGAGTTCGGGTCTTACCACCGAACCGGACGCTCCGCGGCAGTTAACCCCCCGCGAGCTGAGCAAAGAGATCGCGCGGCTCGAGAAACTCGTCTCCGAGCTCGAAGACCAGGTGGCAGAAGACGAGACCGAGCTGAAGTCCATCGAGAAGCAACTCGCCGACTTGCCACCGACCGCCGACGTCTTCGACCTCTCCCGTCGGTACGAATCGCAGACAGAGCGGGTGGCGGCCAGCCTCTCCGCGTGGGAGGAGCAGTCCGTGCGCCTAGAGGCGTTGAAGGAGCAACAGGGCGTCGGCGTCAGCTTCCGGCCTCGGGACTAGCTCCCTTCGACGATTCCGAAGTACGCCTTGACTTCGGGCTTGAACCACGCGGCAAGGAGAGGGATGCAGACGGGGGCCAAGACGAGGCTCGCCGCTCCGAAGGCGATGTTCGCCATGTGGACCGACCAAGATTTCTTCGTCGCGGGGAGCCGCGGCAGGAAGAGCGTGGTGAATCCGAAGAAGAGGCCGACCGGCACGAACACCGCCCCGGTCAAGGCGGCGACAATCTGGGTCTGCGTCTCGAAGCCCTTGTTCTGGTAGACCACCAGCACTCCGATGGCGACGAGGGCGAAGTTCAGCGCCGCCAAGAGCACGCAATACGCTCGGTACCATCGGACGGCGGCAGGCACGGCCATAGTTTATCGTCGGCCCAGGGCTTCTAGCGCCTCTTTTTTCGGGGCCCTTAGCCTTGTTCCATCTCTCGGACCGTCCGCTCCAGTTCTTGCCACAGGGGCCGGTTGACGGAGGCCGGGATGGCTTCCAGAATGCGGCGGGACTGGCGGACGTAGCGGTCGAGCTTCTTTCCTTTCTTCGCCGTCTTGGCCTCGAGCAGGTTCGAGATCCGGTCGCTAAGCTTCACCTGTTGCGCCCGGTCGCTCATCTCTTTGACTTCCGCGAGAAGCATGTCCGCCCGGAGCTGCCACACCTCGTCCTTCGTGAGGCCGTCGGTCTGCCCGGGGCCGGGCTCTTCGCGCGTAAGCTCGCGGACGAGGTCGGAGACATCGCGACCGAACCTTGCTTCGATCTCCTCGTGGCTGGTCTCGGTCGCTTCGACCACGTCATGGAGCGCGGCGGCGCAGAGCAACGCCTCGTCCGTGACCCCGCCCGTGTGGCGCAACCGCCGCAGCACGTCGATCGGGTGCTCAAGGTAAGGAAGCGGGGTTTCACCGTCCCGCCACTGGCCAAAGTGCCTTTCTGCGGCAAAACGCACGGCTTCTTGAAGACGATCCATCCTGAGCTAAGCTTACGAGGGTCGCACGCCTCCGGGCGGGACGCATTTTGTTGCCGCCATACTCCAGCAAAGGATGCCCAAGATCCTGGCCGCGGCGGATATCGGCAGCAACACGGTCC carries:
- a CDS encoding DUF1501 domain-containing protein, whose translation is MEIGGPCYCDGYGRLDRPVLARRDMLALGLTGLTLFTARSGLAQAAFRKGGEEGHVLVVLFLRGGADALNVIAPYGDDEYFRARPSLALRNPNDRGHAEGERLLDLDGFFGMNRALEPLLPEFREGRMAVVHAAGSGDSTHSHFEAMSLMESGSFANADSARGGWIARYLESTRGSDSPLRAVAFSGTRPDMLAGAPSAVTIPNLAEYGMATPEGVDRTRLLKALSGLYAMGSDAISEAGRETLAVLDALRAADPHGYRPEAPYPETDLGRAFKQVAFLVKNRLGLEVACLESLGWDSHITQGTSEGWLFGLLKDVGTSLAAFHKDLGGESIRVTTVVMSEFGRRIEENSGFGTDHGRGGCMLLFGDRLAGGRVHGTWPGLAKSRQTEPGDLLVTTDYRDVLAEVVRGRLRPVPMQTVFPGLDPKPIGLLA
- a CDS encoding DUF1800 domain-containing protein, producing MSLSRRQALATLGGAGLLAAGCGRAGEWLTAETPLKPPTREDDRAVRLANRFGFGARPGELAAMRKGGEKAWLEGQLAAPLGDEGAVAERIGRLEIFHLGPWELRDWPKKRILQQMQYAALVRAVHSPWQLRERLAEFWSDHFNINADKGLGAYRKPLDDRTVVRENALGSFGNLLRASARSSAMLVYLDQQASNARHPNENYARELLELHTLGVDGGYTQRDVMEVARCFTGWTEERGFLRPKGAFKFDEALHDDGEKRVLGEVVPAGGGIADGDRVLEILVRHPATARNVSRKFARYFCGDAWPEVAPAVEKAFLRSDGDTKALVRAVYDSEPFWSAMPVLKRPFDYVASALRSLDASVEGTAALDHLAKMGQSPFLWPMPDGYPLDTGSWSGTLLARWNFAIELAHGKVAGCSVDLTRLARRTGHAPWTDLILGPDAAVDLSSHGLADAEAVALCLASPEFQWK
- the folB gene encoding dihydroneopterin aldolase; this translates as MAEVFVRGLEFYAFHGVSGAEQAIGHRFRAAVSVKLEPNAAVSDDVRETVDYGALAAFALKLSAESRFRTLEAFANAYCDAVLEAFPAVEEVDIEIEKVAPPLPVIAESVGIRMGKKRQQARPQVPDDIV
- the ispH gene encoding 4-hydroxy-3-methylbut-2-enyl diphosphate reductase, with amino-acid sequence MGKILLAAPRGFCAGVSYAIEIVDLALKAHGAPIYVRHAIVHNEWVVRSFEQRGVVFVEDIGEVPPGAVVVFSAHGVSPTVRQEAQERGLNIIDATCPLVTKVHNEARRFAEKGYLMVYIGHAGHVEAEGTMGEAPDRMVLVETPEDAERLVLPPHDRLAVVTQTTLSVDEVDATMAVLRRRFPHIETPGKEDICYATTNRQAAVKALAQECGLVVVVGSQTSSNSNRLREVAMQCGAEAVLIMQPDELQPELVARHEVIGVTSGASTPESLVEAIVGRLMELKPGSELGVLETVREEVEFRPQRTLVQLAMAKS
- a CDS encoding proteasome accessory factor PafA2 family protein, with amino-acid sequence MGWRPGDRIFGVETEFGTLAASSVGTYETVVEAVKDHVFFEQRLGAIDLHSRDEVFEPAESGGFLLNGGRLYIDAVGSHLEYATAECRRLKDIVANDRAGQRIIVRAVRETGLQDEVDVYNNSVDHFGGHTFGCHENYLVRMSEDFFSHKAPLLYAFLVTRQIFAGVGRVGGHVLSPGGRPKVRDMNENPIDYIWVSQVYNVYSDSGIRFQLSQRADHILKTIASRVRFNRAIINPKWEHFYAHEGMHRLHILFGESNQNEFAYALKVGTTSLVLRLVEDGLVPEDWQLADPVSALREVSRDQDYEWPVTMCDGSATTAIEVQRRYLEMAERYRGDSDDTDWTLDEWASILDGLEKNPLDLADRIDWVNKLSIVEEYRKQEGLEWGDDALHSVDLEYHNIDPDKSLFYAQPGKRFIEDLDILDGMVEPPKDTRAAGRAKLVKRVLERGPGKVYMFDWSGVALDRHVYIEMPDPFETYTEV
- a CDS encoding ParB/RepB/Spo0J family partition protein; amino-acid sequence: MGGFFVRRALGKGLSQWLEEEPRQKAKPASPKKKPATEQVNSANEVSVDLIKPNPRQPRHHFDEAALLELASSIKEHGVVQPLIVRPMPEGKFELIAGERRLRAARLAGLTRVPVVTRTADAKQSLEIALIENVQREDVNAMECARAYYQLVNEFGLTQEQVGQRIGKTRAAVANTLRLFKLPPEIQQAIEAGTVSEGHARALLMVESPLRQAALFRRIVAEGLSVRQAERLARGEAEPPTEPRAPKPRSGSSAEWVALEGGLREYFGAPVNLESKEVGGRLVVEFYSDDDLARILDILGLSLP
- a CDS encoding ABC-F family ATP-binding cassette domain-containing protein, which codes for MLLGVNNVRKLFAAEIVLDGVSFRIDRKAKVALVGRNGTGKTTLLKIITGQYEPDGGSVHLARGAKVGYLRQEHAVDETRTVIEEAQSGIADRLAMKARLEELEERMEGGASEEDLEEYALLHEHFLESEGYSAETDVRVVLQRMGFEEADFDRSTAGLSGGEKTRLAIARLLLEEPDLLILDEPTNHLDLQATEWLESWIRRYHGAVLLVSHDRTFLENTADEVVEMRDGRTKHYPADFKKYLQLRAEDEARQAEVAARQAQEIAKLDEYVRRFMNSQRTAQARGRLKQMEKLAANQVHAPKQEKGMAAGFGATRRSGDVAMEAKNLAVGFPGVQLYGGLDWTVRWGERWGVVGENGAGKSTLIRTMLGLHEPLGGECRLGANVVVGYFHQDVSDLDVEMTPLEFMVYECGMESQPARDLLGRFLFSGDDVMRPIRTLSGGEKNKLVLARLTRLNPNLLVLDEPTNHLDMASREALAEILQEYKGTLVLISHDRWLLTHVADRILDVRRSGPLLYPGGFADYRKKSPLPKLGEGAGGGVRKAPSPGRGEGAGSGSSGLTTEPDAPRQLTPRELSKEIARLEKLVSELEDQVAEDETELKSIEKQLADLPPTADVFDLSRRYESQTERVAASLSAWEEQSVRLEALKEQQGVGVSFRPRD
- a CDS encoding bifunctional (p)ppGpp synthetase/guanosine-3',5'-bis(diphosphate) 3'-pyrophosphohydrolase gives rise to the protein MDRLQEAVRFAAERHFGQWRDGETPLPYLEHPIDVLRRLRHTGGVTDEALLCAAALHDVVEATETSHEEIEARFGRDVSDLVRELTREEPGPGQTDGLTKDEVWQLRADMLLAEVKEMSDRAQQVKLSDRISNLLEAKTAKKGKKLDRYVRQSRRILEAIPASVNRPLWQELERTVREMEQG